From the genome of Bactrocera oleae isolate idBacOlea1 chromosome 2, idBacOlea1, whole genome shotgun sequence, one region includes:
- the LOC106618997 gene encoding esterase B1: protein MKNSFLHKQFFKVFRQKFEPKCLINAYKMSSLSFMDMLKLTFKALEFKYEQSKHTTKIYEVAKTTKGEVKGVKRLTIWGDLYFSFERIPYAKPPLDELRFRAPVPAESWQGVLDGTGPAEKPLQTNVIFRKYKGSEDCLYLNVFTKSIKPEKPKPVMVWIYGGGFQIGEATRDMYSPDFFMQKDIVLVTIAYRLGPFGFLCLDDPNLKVPGNAGIKDQIMALRWVKENIAAFGGDTNNITVFGESAGGASTHICLLSEQSKGLVNKGIVMSGSALCSWANVPNKRWAYRLAKALGYQGEDMDADVYDYLLNTKGTDLVRGNGMVLTKEEKHNRTLFAFVPTVEPYWTEQCVLSEHPYELLKKTWSNDIPIIIGGTSFEGLIFYPEITRRPATLDEVKNCKNLVPTDAGFERDSEKAEACGLQLKRTYFGDEECSRATMMKFLELNSYREFWVPIYRTVLARQRYSTASTYVYRFDYDSRDGNAIRNILCGRDVQGTCHGDDLCYLFYALFSHKPTKDSKEYEITRTMVDIWTSFAANSDPNCDMLEDLIFEPVTHDVGDIKCLNISEKIELVELPGMDQIKVWSQFYAPEKL from the exons atgaaaaatagttttttgcataaacaattttttaaagtttttcgcCAAAAGTTTGAGCCAAAGTGTTTAATAAACGCGTACAAAATGAGCTCGCTCTCATTTATGGATATGCTAAAGCTGACCTTTAA GGCTCTCGAGTTTAAATATGAACAAAGTAAACACACTACTAAAATTTATGAGGTAGCCAAGACCACCAAAGGCGAAGTGAAAGGTGTGAAGCGTCTCACTATTTGGGGTGATTTGTATTTCAGCTTTGAACGCATACCTTATGCGAAACCACCATTGGATGAACTGCGTTTTCGCGCTCCCGTACCGGCTGAGTCTTGGCAGGGCGTGCTAGATGGTACTGGTCCCGCCGAGAAGCCCCTACAGACAAATGTTATATTTCGTAAATATAAAGGTTCGGAGGATTGTTTGTACTTGAATGTGTTTACTAAGAGT ATCAAGCCGGAGAAACCTAAACCGGTTATGGTTTGGATATATGGGGGTGGCTTTCAAATAGGTGAGGCTACCCGTGACATGTATAGCCCAGACTTTTTCATGCAAAAGGATATTGTGCTGGTGACAATTGCCTACCGACTTGGACCATTTGGGTTTCTATGTTTGGACGATCCCAATTTGAAAGTACCCGGCAATGCTGGCATTAAAGATCAAATAATGGCACTACGTTGGGTAAAAGAAAATATCGCAGCTTTCGGTGGTGATACCAACAACATTACTGTTTTTGGTGAAAGCGCTGGTGGTGCGTCCACACATATTTGTCTGCTTAGCGAGCAGTCTAAAGGATTGGTAAACAAAGGTATTGTTATGTCCGGTAGCGCACTTTGCTCTTGGGCGAATGTACCAAACAAACGATGGGCATATCGACTAGCCAAGGCCTTAGGCTACCAGGGTGAAGATATGGATGCAGATGTATACGACTACCTGTTGAATACAAAAGGAACTGATCTTGTGCGTGGCAATGGTATGGTGctaacaaaagaagaaaaacacaatcgaacactttttgcttttgtcCCAACTGTGGAACCATATTGGACGGAACAATGTGTATTAAGTGAACACCCCTATGAGTTATTGAAAAAAACGTGGAGCAATGATATACCGATCATTATTGGTGGCACTAGTTTTGagggtttaattttttatccag AAATAACACGCCGTCCCGCAACATTGGATGAAGTGAAGAACTGTAAAAACCTCGTGCCAACCGATGCCGGTTTCGAACGTGATTCGGAAAAGGCCGAAGCTTGTGGTCTACAACTAAAACGCACTTATTTCGGCGATGAGGAGTGTTCGCGTGCCACAATGATGAAGTTTTTGGAG CTGAATTCCTATCGTGAATTCTGGGTACCCATATATCGTACTGTGCTCGCTCGTCAACGTTACAGCACCGCATCgacatatgtgtatcgcttcgaTTATGACTCCCGCGATGGTAATGCCATACGTAATATTCTCTGCGGTCGCGATGTTCAAGGCACTTGCCATGGAGATGATCTCTGCTATCTCTTTTATGCTTTATTTTCGCATAAGCCGACGAAGGATTCCAAAGAGTATGAAATTACGCGCACCATGGTTGATATATGGACCAGTTTCGCGGCGAATAGTGACCCGAATTGTGATATGTTGGAAGATCTGATATTCGAACCGGTGACACACGACGTGGGCGACATTAAATGCTTGAACATTAGTGAGAAAATAGAATTAGTGGAATTGCCTGGCATGGACCAGATCAAAGTGTGGAGTCAATTTTATGCGCCGGAAAAACTATAA
- the LOC106618996 gene encoding esterase B1, with translation MAAVQTIDQIKLGFKMVDFKVQQRRFRTNEKTIVSTIYGPVKGVKRKSIYGDSYYSFEKIPFAKPPVGELRYKAPQPPEPWIEVRSCTSRGPKPLQKHFVFQMTDGSEDCLYLNVYSKNLSPDKLRPVMVWIYGGGFQFGEASRELYSPDYLLREDVVIISITYRLGPFGFLCMDNPAFDVPGNAGLKDQVMALRWVKANCERFGGDSNNITIFGDSAGGASVHYMMITDQTRGLFHKAISMSGNTLSPWAVTPQHNWPYRLAVAAGYTGEDNDQETFAFLRKARGADIVKANEDLCSDEEKRERIGFSFGPVIEPYVTAHCVVHRKPIEMMRTAWSNHIPMIIGGVSNEGLLLYSETKTNPKLLNELGDCRFVIPLELGMDRESELCKEYGMQLRQTYYGDKEPSLETLHEYLLMVSHEYFWFPIYRSVLSRMTYATAPTYLYRFDFDSKHFNHLRILSCGKKVRGTCHGDDLSYLFYNSVARKLKNHTREYKCIEQLVGMWTHFAAHSDPNYDSEHADLWQPVSKAAVEKRQLKCLNISDELKEIDVPELKKLLVWENFYSPDQLI, from the exons atGGCAGCTGTGCAAACCATCGATCAAATTAAGCTGGGCTTTAA AATGGTCGACTTCAAAGTACAACAGCGACGCTTTCGCACTAATGAAAAAACAATTGTCAGCACCATATATGGACCCGTGAAAGGTGTTAAACGTAAGTCCATATATGGTGATTCATATTATAGTTTCGAAAAAATACCCTTTGCCAAGCCACCAGTAGGTGAGCTACGCTACAAAGCACCACAGCCGCCAGAACCTTGGATAGAAGTGAGAAGTTGTACGTCGCGTGGTCCCAAGCCACTACAAAAACATTTTGTATTCCAAATGACAGATGGCTCAGAGGATTGTCTCTACCTAAATGTTTATTCAAAGAAT TTAAGTCCGGATAAACTTAGGCCGGTCATGGTGTGGATTTATGGTGGCGGCTTTCAGTTTGGTGAAGCTTCACGTGAACTTTATAGTCCGGACTATTTGTTGCGCGAAGATGTTGTCATTATTTCAATAACCTACCGGCTAGGACCCTTCG GCTTTCTTTGCATGGATAATCCCGCTTTTGATGTGCCTGGCAATGCCGGTCTCAAAGACCAAGTGATGGCACTACGTTGGGTTAAAGCAAATTGTGAACGTTTCGGTGGCGATAGCaataatataacaatttttggaGATAGCGCCGGCGGTGCATCGGTACATTACATGATGATCACCGATCAAACGCGGGGACTATTTCACAAAGCGATCTCTATGTCTGGCAATACATTATCGCCATGGGCAGTTACGCCACAACACAATTGGCCATATCGCCTAGCTGTGGCTGCTGGTTATACGGGAGAAGATAATGATCAGGAGACTTTTGCTTTCTTACGCAAAGCAAGGGGTGCCGATATAGTTAAGGCTAATGAAGACTTATGTTCCGACGAAGAGAAACGTGAACGTATTGGCTTTTCCTTTGGCCCAGTAATCGAGCCGTATGTCACAGCTCATTGTGTGGTGCATAGAAAACCAATTGAAATGATGCGTACTGCATGGAGTAATCATATACCGATGATTATTGGTGGCGTGTCGAATGAAGGATTATTGTTATATTCGG aaacgAAAACTAATCCCAAACTACTTAATGAACTCGGCGACTGTCGCTTTGTGATACCACTCGAACTCGGCATGGATCGTGAAAGCGAATTGTGCAAAGAATACGGCATGCAATTGAGACAAACGTATTATGGCGATAAAGAGCCCAGTTTAGAAACTTTACACGAGTATCTATTG ATGGTTTCACATGAATACTTTTGGTTTCCCATCTATCGCTCAGTATTGTCGCGTATGACTTACGCCACAGCCCCCACCTATTTGTATCGTTTCGATTTCGATTCGAAGCATTTCAATCACCTGCGTATACTCAGCTGTGGTAAGAAGGTACGCGGCACATGTCACGGCGATGATCTCtcctatttattttataattctgtTGCGCGTAAGCTGAAAAATCATACACGTGAGTACAAATGCATTGAACAGCTTGTGGGTATGTGGACACACTTTGCCGCGCACTCGGATCCCAACTATGATTCAGAACATGCTGACTTATGGCAGCCAGTATCGAAAGCCGCTGTGGAGAAACGACAATTAAAGTGCCTTAATATATCCGATGAATTGAAGGAGATCGATGTGCCagagttaaaaaaattgttagtttGGGAGAACTTCTACAGTCCTGATCAGCTTATATGA